The following are encoded in a window of Alistipes sp. ZOR0009 genomic DNA:
- a CDS encoding TolC family protein: MKLKIAALMLALVAAGTTQAQEQWSLSKCIDHAKKQNIDVQRRTNDMRTAEVQANTAKNSRLPNLGANLNQNFSFGRSIGANNTYLNQNTATTTFGISANAPIYQGSYINSRVKYTEWSLKAAMEDINQMGDDITIQVTLAYLQVLYNKELVKVAEENVAQGKLQVQKTVELVAGGRLPRSEEFESKAQLAKEEYSLTKAHSDLKVAQLTLAQLLELPSIESFDVETPNAEAIAINGDGVAALSSGNVEQAYAIRPAVKAAEYRIQASEEYIRMAKAAYYPSLSAVASYGNNYYNVFNTSNTSFATQIKNQGQKVVGLQLNIPIFNRFESRNNVNLARIEQDQQKLALVNAKKTLFKDMQQAYYNALSAKENFTSAKQALEASTVAFQYAQEKFNAGKSTSFEMNETKKRLATSQSELAQARYEFIFRTKLLDYYHGTPITL; this comes from the coding sequence ATGAAACTAAAAATAGCAGCGCTGATGCTGGCCCTGGTAGCGGCTGGCACCACCCAAGCACAGGAGCAGTGGAGCCTTAGCAAATGCATAGACCACGCCAAGAAGCAAAACATAGATGTGCAGCGCCGTACCAACGACATGCGAACGGCCGAGGTGCAGGCGAACACGGCTAAGAACAGCCGTCTGCCCAACCTAGGAGCCAACCTCAACCAGAATTTTTCGTTTGGTAGGTCGATTGGGGCAAACAACACCTACCTCAACCAGAATACCGCCACCACCACCTTTGGGATTAGCGCCAACGCCCCCATTTACCAGGGCAGCTACATCAACAGCCGCGTAAAGTACACCGAGTGGTCGCTTAAGGCTGCCATGGAGGATATCAACCAAATGGGCGACGACATTACCATACAGGTAACCCTAGCCTACCTCCAGGTGCTATACAACAAGGAGCTGGTAAAGGTAGCCGAGGAGAATGTGGCCCAAGGCAAGCTGCAGGTACAAAAAACCGTGGAGCTGGTAGCCGGAGGACGCCTCCCCCGCTCGGAGGAGTTTGAGAGTAAGGCGCAGCTGGCCAAGGAGGAGTACTCGCTCACCAAGGCGCATAGCGACCTAAAGGTAGCCCAGCTAACCCTGGCACAGCTGCTGGAGCTCCCCTCCATCGAAAGTTTTGACGTGGAGACACCCAATGCCGAGGCCATTGCAATTAACGGAGATGGCGTAGCCGCCCTCTCGTCGGGCAATGTGGAGCAAGCCTACGCCATTCGCCCAGCCGTAAAGGCCGCCGAGTACCGCATACAAGCATCCGAAGAGTACATCAGGATGGCCAAAGCGGCCTACTACCCCTCGCTAAGCGCGGTGGCATCGTACGGCAACAACTACTACAACGTGTTTAACACCAGCAACACCTCGTTTGCCACGCAAATCAAGAACCAAGGGCAAAAGGTGGTTGGGCTGCAGCTAAACATCCCCATATTTAACCGATTCGAAAGCCGCAACAACGTAAACCTAGCCCGCATAGAGCAGGATCAGCAGAAGCTGGCCCTGGTTAACGCCAAGAAGACGCTCTTTAAGGATATGCAGCAGGCCTACTACAACGCGCTCTCGGCTAAAGAAAACTTTACCTCGGCCAAGCAGGCGCTGGAAGCCTCAACCGTAGCCTTCCAGTACGCGCAGGAGAAGTTCAACGCAGGTAAATCGACCTCGTTTGAGATGAACGAAACCAAGAAGCGCCTGGCCACCTCGCAATCGGAGCTGGCGCAGGCTCGCTACGAGTTCATTTTCCGAACCAAGCTGCTAGACTACTACCACGGTACGCCAATTACGCTTTAG
- a CDS encoding efflux RND transporter periplasmic adaptor subunit — protein MKKVKRILFIAFIAILLVATFVFLWKKANPAKDRFEIVSPKIGKIERKTIATGKIEPRNEVLIKPQISGIITEIYKHAGEKITAGEVIAKVKVIPEMVQINQAESRVNQADITLDQAQDDYNRVNKLYNSGVVSKEDFLKSQFSLKKAKEDKENAIDALNIIREGISKKSASYSTTQIRATVSGTILDVPVKVGNSVIQSNNFNEGTTIASIANLRDMIFKGKIDETEVGKIRENMPLTITMGALQDKKFEANLEYISPKGVEENGAILFEIKAATKIPENIYVRAGYSANAEIVLDKRDRVLNIPESVVEFVKDTAYVNLLKKDGKEQEFSRKAVKLGLSDGINIEVVSGLTAKDKLKGALIKKDDKKK, from the coding sequence ATGAAAAAAGTAAAGCGCATCCTTTTCATAGCATTCATAGCTATTCTGCTAGTTGCTACGTTTGTATTCCTTTGGAAGAAGGCCAACCCAGCCAAAGATCGATTCGAAATAGTATCGCCTAAAATTGGGAAAATAGAGCGCAAAACCATTGCAACCGGGAAGATAGAACCCCGCAACGAGGTGCTCATCAAGCCACAGATATCGGGTATCATCACCGAAATATACAAGCATGCTGGCGAGAAGATTACCGCTGGCGAAGTGATTGCCAAGGTAAAAGTTATCCCCGAAATGGTGCAGATTAACCAAGCCGAGAGCCGCGTAAACCAGGCCGACATCACCCTAGACCAAGCGCAGGACGACTACAACCGCGTAAATAAGCTATACAACTCGGGAGTGGTATCTAAGGAAGACTTCCTGAAATCGCAGTTTAGCCTAAAGAAGGCCAAGGAGGACAAGGAAAATGCCATCGACGCGCTGAACATCATTCGCGAAGGTATCTCCAAGAAGTCGGCCAGCTACAGCACCACCCAGATTCGTGCAACCGTATCGGGAACCATCCTAGACGTGCCGGTAAAGGTTGGAAACTCGGTAATCCAATCCAACAACTTTAACGAGGGAACCACCATTGCCAGCATCGCCAACCTGCGCGACATGATTTTTAAGGGCAAGATAGACGAGACCGAGGTGGGTAAAATAAGGGAGAACATGCCCCTTACCATCACCATGGGCGCATTACAGGATAAAAAGTTTGAGGCCAACCTCGAGTACATCTCGCCTAAAGGCGTAGAGGAAAATGGAGCCATCCTATTCGAGATTAAGGCAGCCACCAAAATCCCCGAAAACATCTACGTTCGTGCAGGCTACAGCGCCAACGCCGAAATTGTGCTCGACAAGCGCGACAGGGTGCTCAACATCCCCGAAAGCGTGGTAGAATTTGTGAAGGATACCGCCTACGTAAACCTTCTAAAGAAGGATGGCAAGGAGCAGGAGTTTAGCCGCAAGGCCGTAAAGCTGGGGCTATCGGATGGTATCAACATAGAGGTGGTATCGGGATTAACCGCAAAGGATAAGCTGAAGGGAGCCCTTATTAAGAAGGACGATAAGAAGAAGTAA
- a CDS encoding ABC transporter permease, which translates to MFDLDRWQEIWDTITRNKMRSTLTAFGVFWGIFMLVVMYGSGNGMQNGIMNGIKGFATNSIFYWANNTTEPYKGFRKGRSWNMKTNDIEIIKSKVPEVELVSPMLFGGSRTPKNTIRGDKSGSYNIKGLNPDYAKIDKPEILYGRFINDIDIIQKRKVVVLGEKVYEDLYRIGENPIGTTVKVNGIYYTVIGVVRALTQININGRMNQSVVLPFTTMQLAYNYGDQVHLLAVTSKPNIEISVVEEKIKDILKKEHSIAPTDPDAVSGINLERQFKMFANLFLGIKVLIIIVGFGTLFAGVVGVSNIMMVTIRERTQEIGIRRALGATPLNILSQIMLESTVLTLIAGIGGLSFGVFVMNIVDTLISAQPADPNDPAFFVNPQVSLDLAIVAMVVLVGAGLLAGLVPARKALQIKAIDALRDE; encoded by the coding sequence GCGAAGCACCCTTACAGCCTTCGGCGTTTTTTGGGGGATTTTCATGCTGGTAGTGATGTACGGCTCGGGCAACGGCATGCAGAACGGTATCATGAATGGCATCAAAGGGTTTGCAACCAACTCCATATTTTACTGGGCCAACAATACCACCGAACCCTACAAGGGGTTCCGGAAAGGACGCTCGTGGAATATGAAGACCAACGACATTGAGATTATCAAAAGTAAGGTTCCCGAAGTGGAGCTGGTTTCGCCAATGCTTTTTGGCGGTAGCCGCACACCCAAGAATACCATACGCGGCGATAAGTCGGGATCGTACAACATCAAAGGGTTGAACCCCGACTACGCGAAAATTGATAAGCCAGAGATTCTATACGGGCGATTCATCAACGATATAGACATTATCCAAAAAAGGAAGGTAGTGGTACTTGGCGAAAAGGTGTACGAAGACCTCTACCGAATTGGAGAAAACCCCATAGGAACCACCGTTAAGGTAAACGGCATTTACTACACCGTAATTGGCGTAGTACGAGCACTAACCCAAATCAACATTAACGGAAGGATGAACCAAAGCGTGGTGCTACCATTCACCACCATGCAGCTGGCCTACAACTATGGCGACCAGGTGCACCTTTTGGCGGTAACCTCTAAGCCCAACATCGAGATATCCGTTGTGGAGGAGAAGATTAAGGACATTCTAAAAAAGGAGCACAGCATAGCCCCCACCGATCCCGATGCGGTATCTGGCATCAACCTCGAGCGCCAGTTTAAGATGTTTGCCAACCTCTTTTTAGGCATTAAGGTGCTAATTATCATTGTAGGCTTTGGGACCTTGTTTGCAGGCGTTGTTGGCGTAAGCAACATCATGATGGTAACCATACGCGAGCGAACCCAAGAAATTGGCATACGCCGCGCCCTTGGAGCAACTCCGCTCAACATCCTAAGCCAAATAATGCTCGAGAGCACCGTGCTTACCCTCATTGCGGGTATTGGAGGGTTAAGTTTTGGGGTATTTGTCATGAATATTGTCGATACGCTTATTTCGGCACAACCCGCAGACCCCAACGACCCGGCATTTTTTGTAAACCCACAGGTTAGTCTCGACCTGGCCATTGTGGCAATGGTGGTGCTGGTAGGCGCAGGCTTGCTAGCAGGACTGGTGCCAGCCCGAAAGGCCCTTCAAATAAAGGCCATCGACGCACTGCGAGACGAATAG